The genomic DNA GATCACGATCGACGGCGAGCGCCTCCCCGAAGAGGGCAAGGGACTCGCGAAGCTCCGTGCCGACGTCGGCATGGTGTTCCAGTCGTTCAACCTGTTCGCGCACAAGACGGTGCTCGAGAACGTGACGCTCGCGCCCATCAGGGTGAAGGGCGTGAAGCGCAAGGACGCCGAGGCGAAGGCGATGGAGCTGCTCGAGCGCGTCGGCGTCGCGAACCAGGCGAAGAAGCTGCCCGCGCAGCTCTCGGGCGGTCAGCAGCAGCGCGTCGCGATCGCCCGGTCGCTCGCGATGACCCCGAAGCTCATCCTGATGGACGAGCCGACCTCGGCGCTCGACCCCGAGATGATCAACGAGGTGCTCGACGTCATGGTCGGCCTCGCCGACCAGGGCATGACGATGATCGTCGTGACCCACGAGATGGGCTTCGCCCGCAAGGCGGCCGACCGGGTGCTCTTCATGGCCGACGGCCGCATCGTCGAGGAGGCGACCCCGGCCGAGTTCTTCGACCACCCGAAGTCCGACCGCGCGAAGGACTTCCTGTCCAAGATCCTCGAGCACTGACTCGATCGAGACCGGTGCTGCCACGAGCAGCACGGAACCAAACGGAACACGGAAGCAGAGGCAGAGACATGAAACGCAGCAGAATCGCCCTCGTCGCGGCAGCGGCGGCCACCGCATTGCTGTTCGCCGGTTGTGCGTCGGACGGGCCCGGCGGAGACGCCGCCGAGCCGACCGTCGAGGAGACCCCCGAGTTCCCCGAGGGCTCGACCATGGCGCGCCTCGCCGAGGCCGGAAGCATCACGATCGGCACGAAGTTCGACCAGCCGCTGTTCGGCCTCGTCGGCCCGTCGGGCGACCCCGAGGGCTTCGACGTCGAGATCGGCAAGATCATCGCAGGCCAGCTCGGCATCGCGCCCGAGAACATCGAGTGGGTCGAGACGGTCTCGGCGAACCGCGAGCCGTTCATCGAGAACGGCCAGGTCGACATCGTCATCGCGACCTACACGATCAACGACGCCCGCAAGGAGGTCGTCTCGTTCGCCGGCCCGTACTTCATGGCCGGGCAGTCGATCCTCGTGCTGTCGGACAACGACGACATCGAGAGCGAAGACGA from Agromyces larvae includes the following:
- a CDS encoding glutamate ABC transporter substrate-binding protein, encoding MKRSRIALVAAAAATALLFAGCASDGPGGDAAEPTVEETPEFPEGSTMARLAEAGSITIGTKFDQPLFGLVGPSGDPEGFDVEIGKIIAGQLGIAPENIEWVETVSANREPFIENGQVDIVIATYTINDARKEVVSFAGPYFMAGQSILVLSDNDDIESEDDLVGQAVCSVTGSTPAANLKELGAEVLETDTYSNCLEPLRNDKVVAVSTDNVILAGLVAQNEGEFKVVGKPFTEEPYGIGLKLDDTEFRMWINDVLEQSFEDGTYKAAWEKTAGTVLPFVDPPAVNRY
- a CDS encoding amino acid ABC transporter ATP-binding protein codes for the protein MSTSQPVSGTPATAPAPTSNISVRRGEPLVVVEHVNKHFGDLHVLNDINTVVNRGEVVVVIGPSGSGKSTLCRAINRLETIDSGTITIDGERLPEEGKGLAKLRADVGMVFQSFNLFAHKTVLENVTLAPIRVKGVKRKDAEAKAMELLERVGVANQAKKLPAQLSGGQQQRVAIARSLAMTPKLILMDEPTSALDPEMINEVLDVMVGLADQGMTMIVVTHEMGFARKAADRVLFMADGRIVEEATPAEFFDHPKSDRAKDFLSKILEH